The following coding sequences lie in one Streptomyces sp. NBC_00510 genomic window:
- a CDS encoding NADH-quinone oxidoreductase subunit B: MDVTDVTDVSTPEYLPEPRRLGTLARLAPEPMKVVLNWGRRYSLWVFNFGLACCAIEFIAASMARHDFIRLGVIPFAPGPRQADLMIVSGTVTDKMAPAVKRLYEQMPEPKYVISFGACSNCGGPYWDSYSVTKGVDQIIPVDVYVPGCPPRPEALLQGILKLQEKIARESLGERYGDGGTPPASTAALRSGLVQAPPPPGEAAK; this comes from the coding sequence ATGGACGTGACCGATGTGACCGATGTGAGCACTCCCGAGTACCTGCCGGAGCCGCGCCGCCTCGGTACGCTCGCGCGGCTGGCACCCGAGCCGATGAAGGTGGTCCTGAACTGGGGCCGCCGCTACAGCCTGTGGGTCTTCAACTTCGGGCTGGCCTGCTGCGCCATCGAGTTCATCGCCGCGTCCATGGCCCGGCACGACTTCATCCGGCTCGGCGTGATCCCCTTCGCGCCCGGCCCGCGCCAGGCCGACCTCATGATCGTCTCGGGCACCGTCACCGACAAGATGGCCCCGGCCGTGAAGCGCCTGTACGAGCAGATGCCCGAGCCGAAGTACGTCATCTCCTTCGGCGCCTGCTCCAACTGCGGCGGCCCCTACTGGGACTCGTACTCCGTGACCAAGGGCGTCGACCAGATCATCCCCGTCGACGTCTACGTGCCCGGCTGCCCGCCGCGGCCCGAGGCGCTGCTGCAGGGCATCCTCAAGCTCCAGGAGAAGATCGCCCGCGAGTCGCTCGGCGAACGCTACGGCGACGGGGGCACCCCGCCCGCGTCCACCGCCGCGCTGCGCAGCGGCCTCGTCCAGGCCCCGCCGCCGCCCGGGGAGGCCGCGAAGTGA
- a CDS encoding NADH-quinone oxidoreductase subunit A, whose amino-acid sequence MDYFHGYSVVGLVAVLGVLFVTVAFGAGRLLRPVVPTQEKMLTYECGVDPVGEGWAHTQIRYYVYSFLYVVFAVDAIFLFPWATVFAAEGYGGTTLVEMFVFLGFLAVGLLYAWKKGVLEWT is encoded by the coding sequence GTGGACTACTTCCACGGCTACTCGGTCGTCGGGCTGGTCGCCGTGCTCGGGGTGCTCTTCGTGACCGTGGCCTTCGGGGCCGGTCGCCTGCTGCGGCCCGTCGTGCCGACGCAGGAGAAGATGCTCACGTACGAGTGCGGCGTCGACCCCGTCGGCGAGGGCTGGGCGCACACCCAGATCCGCTACTACGTCTACTCCTTCCTGTACGTCGTCTTCGCGGTCGACGCGATCTTCCTCTTCCCCTGGGCGACGGTGTTCGCCGCCGAGGGGTACGGCGGCACCACGCTGGTCGAGATGTTCGTCTTCCTCGGCTTCCTCGCCGTCGGTCTGCTCTACGCCTGGAAGAAGGGCGTCCTGGAATGGACGTGA
- a CDS encoding sensor domain-containing protein yields the protein MTINSQRGEAAPLPPARFAFDAVTWKEIAYLLANLPVDLVGFVYVAVVLYLGIGLSVTVVGLPLLALGLAGCRLLGRLERIRARGMLGVAVDEPRSLRPGRMGFFPWLWTSLKDPVGWRHALYFFIRLPWGIATFTVALTSLFVAWPVLPFIARGLANADRAMVRGLLSPSDELERRIAELESDRGTVVDTAAADLRRIERDLHDGAQARLVALAMDLGLAKEKLQEDPEAAARMVGDAHGEVKLALQELRDLARGIHPAVLTDRGLDAALSSVAARCTVPVQVQVDLAGRPAAAIEGIAYFTVSELLQNISKHSGARRAVVELWRSDGRLMIQVRDDGRGGASASDGSGLGGLAERLDAVDGLLVIDSPAGGPTTVTAELPWRDRG from the coding sequence ATGACCATCAACTCCCAGCGCGGGGAAGCCGCCCCGCTGCCGCCGGCGCGCTTCGCCTTCGACGCCGTGACGTGGAAGGAGATCGCGTATCTCCTGGCGAACCTGCCCGTGGACCTCGTGGGCTTCGTCTACGTCGCCGTCGTGCTCTACCTCGGCATCGGGCTGTCGGTGACCGTGGTCGGCCTGCCGCTGCTGGCGCTGGGACTGGCCGGGTGCCGGCTGCTGGGGCGGCTGGAGCGGATACGGGCGCGCGGCATGCTCGGGGTGGCCGTGGACGAGCCCCGGTCGCTGCGTCCCGGGCGGATGGGGTTCTTCCCCTGGCTGTGGACCTCGCTGAAGGACCCGGTGGGATGGCGGCACGCGCTGTACTTCTTCATCCGGCTGCCGTGGGGGATCGCGACCTTCACCGTCGCCTTGACCTCGCTCTTCGTGGCGTGGCCCGTGCTGCCGTTCATCGCCCGGGGGCTGGCCAACGCGGACCGCGCGATGGTCCGCGGCCTGCTGTCGCCCTCCGACGAGCTGGAGCGGCGGATCGCCGAGCTGGAGTCGGACCGCGGCACGGTGGTGGACACCGCCGCCGCCGACCTGCGCCGCATCGAGCGCGACCTGCACGACGGCGCCCAGGCCCGGCTCGTGGCGCTCGCCATGGACCTCGGCCTGGCCAAGGAGAAGCTGCAGGAGGACCCGGAGGCGGCGGCGAGGATGGTCGGCGACGCCCACGGCGAGGTGAAGCTGGCCCTCCAGGAGCTGCGCGACCTGGCCCGCGGCATCCACCCGGCCGTCCTCACCGACCGCGGCCTGGACGCCGCCCTGTCCTCGGTGGCCGCCCGGTGCACGGTGCCGGTGCAGGTCCAGGTGGACCTGGCGGGCCGGCCGGCCGCGGCGATCGAGGGCATCGCGTACTTCACCGTCTCCGAGCTGCTGCAGAACATCAGCAAGCACAGCGGGGCGCGCCGGGCCGTCGTCGAGCTGTGGCGCTCGGACGGCCGGCTGATGATCCAGGTCCGTGACGACGGGCGGGGCGGGGCGAGCGCGTCGGACGGCAGCGGGCTGGGCGGGCTGGCCGAACGGCTGGACGCGGTGGACGGCCTGCTGGTGATCGACTCCCCGGCCGGCGGCCCGACGACGGTGACGGCCGAGCTGCCCTGGCGCGACCGCGGCTGA
- a CDS encoding MFS transporter: METRNPRRWWILIVLCLSSLVLVVDSMALTVAVPAMTADIGASAQDTQWILDSYILVFAGLLLASGSLGDRFGRRKVMLAGLLLFGAASLAATFCTSPGEVIAVRVAMGVGGALIMPSTLSILITVFDEEERGRAMAAWSSVSMLGLVGSPVLGGVLIDHFSWHAIFLINVPVVALAVAAGLTLMPESKGPWSKPDPLGAVLSAAGMTALVWWIIELPQHGAFGGRSGVTLAVAVVALGAFVVWENVTPAPMVPLVLFRHRNFSGGSLSLTLVQIGNGGLLLVLTQYLQFVLGYSPVKAGVAFVPLAVAALAGNVLGTTFAARIGNRLLILGGMLVMASSFALLTTVSAGTGFAVPAAALGLLGLGAGLAMPAAVGALMATIPAEKAGVGSALNDTIQQAGTALGIAILGSLLASGFAREMPAGTPEEARHSIAGALAVAQGDSGMVRAAREAFTASMSATFTISAIGVLAAALLAALVMRDSRPEPSATPAQETELAA, translated from the coding sequence ATGGAGACCCGCAACCCCCGCCGCTGGTGGATCCTGATCGTGCTGTGCCTCAGCTCGCTGGTCCTGGTGGTCGACAGCATGGCGCTGACCGTGGCGGTGCCCGCGATGACCGCGGACATCGGCGCGAGCGCCCAGGACACGCAGTGGATCCTCGACTCCTACATCCTGGTCTTCGCCGGTCTGCTGCTGGCCTCGGGAAGCCTCGGGGACCGGTTCGGGCGCCGGAAGGTGATGCTCGCCGGCCTGCTGCTCTTCGGGGCGGCCTCCCTGGCGGCCACCTTCTGCACCAGCCCGGGTGAGGTCATCGCCGTACGGGTCGCGATGGGCGTCGGCGGCGCGCTGATCATGCCCTCGACGCTGTCGATCCTCATCACCGTCTTCGACGAGGAGGAGCGCGGCAGGGCCATGGCGGCGTGGAGCTCGGTGTCGATGCTCGGCCTGGTCGGCAGCCCGGTGCTCGGCGGCGTGCTGATCGACCACTTCTCCTGGCACGCGATCTTCCTGATCAACGTCCCGGTCGTCGCGCTCGCCGTCGCCGCCGGCCTCACCCTCATGCCGGAGTCCAAGGGCCCGTGGAGCAAGCCCGACCCGCTCGGCGCGGTGCTGTCCGCGGCCGGCATGACCGCCCTGGTCTGGTGGATCATCGAGCTCCCGCAGCACGGCGCCTTCGGTGGCCGCTCCGGGGTCACCCTGGCCGTCGCCGTCGTCGCCCTGGGCGCCTTCGTGGTCTGGGAGAACGTCACCCCCGCGCCGATGGTCCCGCTGGTCCTGTTCCGGCACCGCAACTTCAGCGGCGGCTCGCTCTCGCTGACCCTGGTCCAGATCGGCAACGGCGGCCTGCTGCTGGTGCTCACCCAGTACCTGCAGTTCGTGCTGGGCTACTCGCCGGTCAAGGCGGGTGTCGCCTTCGTGCCGCTGGCCGTCGCCGCGCTGGCCGGCAACGTCCTGGGCACCACGTTCGCCGCGCGGATCGGCAACCGCCTGCTGATCCTCGGCGGCATGCTCGTCATGGCCTCCTCCTTCGCGCTGCTGACCACCGTCTCGGCCGGCACCGGCTTCGCCGTCCCGGCAGCCGCCCTCGGCCTGCTCGGCCTCGGCGCGGGGCTGGCGATGCCGGCCGCCGTCGGCGCCCTCATGGCCACCATCCCCGCGGAGAAGGCGGGTGTCGGTTCCGCCCTGAACGACACCATCCAGCAGGCCGGTACCGCGCTCGGCATCGCGATCCTCGGCTCGTTGCTGGCGAGCGGCTTCGCCCGCGAGATGCCCGCAGGCACCCCCGAGGAGGCGAGGCACTCCATCGCCGGCGCGCTGGCCGTCGCCCAGGGCGACAGCGGGATGGTCCGCGCGGCCCGGGAGGCGTTCACCGCCTCGATGTCGGCCACCTTCACCATCAGCGCGATCGGCGTCCTCGCCGCCGCCCTGCTGGCCGCCCTGGTCATGCGCGACAGCAGGCCCGAGCCCTCCGCCACCCCGGCGCAGGAGACGGAACTCGCCGCCTGA
- a CDS encoding TetR/AcrR family transcriptional regulator C-terminal domain-containing protein, with protein MAARTKPSPIPSVWARQQREADQPALSRGAIVREAIAMLDAEGVDALSMRKLGARLNAGATSLYRHVATKDELMELAVDEVAAEIAVPAAGGADWRAAVTEAAGSFRATALRHPWLSSVLGQAGLAYLGPNLMSYSERLAALFAAAGFPEPSRAIDTLLSYVIGMSTTEAAWLTTVARSGETEAGFIARLMPAAQAAAAPHDHLSGSYADPTAAIEDPVALREAKFAYGLDVVLDGLALRLPR; from the coding sequence ATGGCCGCCAGGACGAAGCCGAGCCCGATCCCGTCCGTGTGGGCCCGGCAGCAGCGCGAGGCCGACCAGCCCGCGCTCAGCCGCGGCGCGATCGTCCGCGAGGCGATCGCCATGCTGGACGCCGAGGGCGTCGACGCCCTCAGCATGCGCAAGCTGGGGGCCCGGCTGAACGCCGGCGCGACCTCCCTCTACCGGCACGTCGCGACCAAGGACGAGCTGATGGAGCTGGCCGTCGACGAGGTCGCCGCCGAGATCGCCGTCCCCGCCGCCGGCGGCGCGGACTGGCGCGCCGCGGTCACCGAGGCCGCCGGGTCCTTCCGCGCGACGGCGCTGCGCCACCCGTGGCTGTCCTCGGTCCTGGGCCAGGCGGGCCTCGCCTACCTCGGCCCCAACCTCATGTCGTACTCCGAGCGGCTGGCCGCCCTGTTCGCCGCCGCCGGCTTCCCCGAGCCGAGCCGGGCGATCGACACCCTCCTGAGCTACGTGATCGGCATGAGCACCACGGAAGCCGCCTGGCTCACCACGGTCGCCCGCTCCGGCGAGACCGAGGCCGGCTTCATCGCCCGTCTCATGCCCGCAGCCCAGGCCGCCGCGGCGCCCCACGACCACCTGTCCGGCTCCTACGCCGACCCCACGGCCGCCATCGAGGACCCGGTCGCGCTGCGCGAGGCCAAGTTCGCCTACGGCCTGGACGTCGTCCTCGACGGGCTGGCGCTGCGGCTCCCCCGCTGA
- a CDS encoding sensor domain-containing protein, translating into MAYGFPEPREHRLPAALRAPIEARTWREFLYLLLNLPMGIIGFVFTVTMLSLGAGLLVTFLGLPVLAVMLAGCRGLGVVERERARQCLRIDVAAPEPLRRRPGQGFMSWLGGQLTSGASWRHILYFFVHFPWGVFTFSVAISFFTYGWGLLTYPLWQWVFPAYTDQPGLQLYGDGNGNGWWLDSPFEVAMTSVLGLLLVLATPWLIRGMAYVDRGLVAGLLGPSRLASRVTELESDRGTVVDTAAADLRRIERDLHDGAQARLVALAMDLGLAKEKLQEDPKAAATMVEEAHGEVKLALQELRDLARGIHPAVLTDRGLDAALSSLAARCTVPVQVSVDLPGRPVPAIEGIAYFTVSELLQNISKHSGASRATVDLWRSGDRLMIHVVDNGRGGASTARGSGLAGLAERLGAVDGVLAVDSPAGGPTTVAAELPWRT; encoded by the coding sequence ATGGCATACGGTTTCCCGGAGCCGCGCGAGCACCGGCTGCCCGCGGCGCTGCGCGCGCCGATCGAGGCCCGCACCTGGCGCGAGTTCCTGTATCTCCTGCTGAACCTGCCAATGGGCATCATCGGCTTCGTCTTCACGGTGACGATGCTGTCGCTGGGCGCGGGCCTGCTGGTCACCTTCCTCGGACTGCCCGTCCTCGCCGTGATGCTGGCCGGGTGCCGGGGGCTCGGCGTCGTGGAGCGCGAGCGGGCGCGCCAGTGCCTGCGCATCGACGTGGCCGCGCCGGAACCGCTGCGCCGGCGGCCGGGCCAGGGCTTCATGTCGTGGCTCGGCGGCCAGCTGACCAGCGGCGCCTCCTGGCGGCACATCCTGTACTTCTTCGTGCACTTCCCGTGGGGCGTGTTCACCTTCTCGGTGGCCATCTCCTTCTTCACCTACGGCTGGGGGCTCCTCACGTACCCGCTGTGGCAGTGGGTGTTCCCGGCCTACACCGACCAGCCCGGGCTCCAGCTGTACGGGGACGGCAACGGCAACGGCTGGTGGCTGGACTCGCCGTTCGAGGTGGCCATGACCTCCGTGCTGGGACTGCTGCTGGTCCTGGCCACCCCCTGGCTGATCCGGGGCATGGCGTACGTCGACCGGGGCCTGGTCGCCGGGCTGCTGGGGCCCTCGCGGCTGGCCAGCCGCGTCACGGAACTGGAGTCGGACCGGGGCACGGTGGTGGACACCGCCGCCGCCGACCTGCGCCGCATCGAGCGCGACCTGCACGACGGCGCCCAGGCCCGGCTCGTGGCGCTCGCCATGGACCTCGGCCTGGCCAAGGAGAAGCTGCAGGAGGACCCGAAGGCGGCGGCCACCATGGTCGAGGAGGCGCACGGCGAGGTGAAGCTCGCGCTGCAGGAGCTGCGCGACCTGGCCCGCGGCATCCACCCGGCCGTCCTCACCGACCGTGGCCTGGACGCCGCCCTGTCCTCCCTCGCGGCGCGCTGCACCGTGCCGGTGCAGGTGAGCGTGGACCTGCCGGGGCGTCCGGTGCCGGCGATCGAGGGCATCGCGTACTTCACCGTCTCCGAGCTGCTGCAGAACATCAGCAAGCACAGCGGCGCCTCGCGCGCCACGGTCGACCTGTGGCGCTCCGGAGACCGGCTGATGATCCACGTCGTCGACAACGGGCGCGGCGGCGCCTCCACGGCCCGCGGCTCCGGCCTGGCCGGGCTCGCCGAGCGGCTGGGGGCGGTGGACGGCGTCCTCGCGGTGGACTCCCCCGCCGGCGGCCCGACCACCGTCGCGGCCGAGCTGCCCTGGCGGACCTGA
- a CDS encoding response regulator transcription factor — MEDRVRVVIAEDSVLLREGLTRLLTDRGHEVVAGVGDAEALLKVIGELAAEDAVPDVVVADVRMPPTHTDEGVRAAVRLRRDHPRLGVLVLSQYVEERYATELLAASSRGVGYLLKDRVADVREFVDAVVRVAGGGTALDPEVVAQLLGRSRKQDVLAGLTPREREVLGLMAEGRTNSAIAKQLVVSDGAVEKHVSNIFLKLGLAPSEGDHRRVLAVLTYLNS; from the coding sequence GTGGAGGACAGGGTGCGGGTGGTCATCGCCGAGGATTCGGTGCTGCTGAGGGAGGGACTGACCCGCCTGCTGACCGACCGCGGGCACGAGGTCGTCGCCGGGGTCGGCGACGCCGAGGCCCTGCTGAAGGTGATCGGCGAGCTCGCCGCCGAGGACGCGGTGCCCGACGTGGTCGTGGCCGACGTGCGGATGCCTCCGACCCACACCGACGAGGGCGTACGCGCCGCGGTGCGGCTGCGCCGCGACCACCCGCGGCTGGGCGTGCTCGTGCTGTCGCAGTACGTGGAGGAGCGGTACGCCACCGAGCTGCTGGCCGCCAGTTCCCGCGGGGTCGGGTATCTGCTCAAGGACCGGGTAGCCGATGTGCGGGAGTTCGTCGACGCGGTCGTACGGGTGGCCGGCGGCGGTACCGCCCTGGACCCGGAGGTGGTCGCGCAGCTGCTGGGACGCAGCCGCAAGCAGGACGTGCTGGCCGGTCTCACCCCGCGGGAGCGCGAGGTGCTGGGGCTGATGGCGGAGGGACGGACGAACTCCGCGATCGCCAAGCAGCTGGTGGTGAGCGACGGGGCGGTGGAGAAGCACGTCAGCAACATCTTCCTCAAACTGGGGCTGGCCCCCAGCGAGGGCGACCACCGGCGTGTCCTGGCCGTGCTCACGTACCTCAATTCCTGA
- a CDS encoding 2-oxoacid:acceptor oxidoreductase subunit alpha has product MTSQVSSPTTPDHPVLGEQRKPAKETRKLDRVVIRFAGDSGDGMQLTGDRFTSETASFGNDLSTLPNFPAEIRAPAGTLPGVSSFQLHFADHDILTPGDAPNVLVAMNPAALKANIGDLPRGAEVIVNTDEFTTRAMAKVGYAASPLEDGSLSAYAVHPVPLTTLTVEALKDFPLTRKEAERSKNMFALGLLSWMYHRPTEGTEDFLRKKFAKKPELAEANVAAFRAGWNFGETTEDFAVSYEVAPAEAAFPAGTYRNISGNLALSYGLVTASRQADLPLFLGSYPITPASDILHELSKHKNFGVRTFQAEDEIAGIGAALGAAFGGSLAVTTTSGPGVALKSETIGLAVSLELPLLVVDIQRGGPSTGLPTKTEQADLLQAMYGRNGEAPVPIVAPSTPGDCFGAALEAARIALTYRTPVLLLSDGYLANGSEPWRVPELDELPDLRVQFATTPNHVAEDGTEEFWPYLRDPETLARPWAVPGTPGLEHRIGGIEKQDGTGHISYDPANHDLMVRTRQAKIDGIEVPDVVVDDPDGQARTLVIGWGSTYGPITAAVRRIRGAGGAVAQAHLRHLNPFPRNLGEVLGRYQKVVVPEMNLGQLAHLLRAKYLVDARSHTQVTGLPFKAEQLAAAIQEESADV; this is encoded by the coding sequence GTGACCAGCCAGGTCAGCAGCCCGACAACCCCCGATCATCCCGTTCTGGGAGAGCAGCGGAAACCGGCCAAGGAGACCAGGAAGCTCGATCGGGTGGTGATCCGTTTCGCCGGGGACTCCGGCGACGGCATGCAGCTCACGGGAGATCGGTTCACCTCGGAAACGGCGTCGTTCGGCAACGATCTGTCCACCCTGCCGAACTTCCCGGCCGAGATCCGGGCTCCGGCAGGCACCCTGCCGGGCGTGTCGAGCTTCCAGCTGCACTTCGCCGACCACGACATCCTCACCCCGGGTGACGCCCCGAACGTCCTGGTCGCGATGAACCCGGCGGCACTGAAGGCGAACATCGGGGACCTGCCGCGCGGCGCGGAGGTCATCGTCAACACGGACGAGTTCACCACCCGCGCGATGGCCAAGGTCGGCTACGCGGCCTCGCCGCTGGAGGACGGCTCGCTGTCGGCCTACGCGGTGCACCCGGTGCCGCTGACCACCCTGACGGTCGAGGCGCTCAAGGACTTCCCGCTGACCCGCAAGGAGGCCGAGCGCAGCAAGAACATGTTCGCGCTCGGGCTGCTGTCGTGGATGTACCACCGGCCCACCGAGGGCACCGAGGACTTCCTGCGCAAGAAGTTCGCGAAGAAGCCCGAGCTGGCCGAGGCGAACGTCGCGGCCTTCCGCGCGGGCTGGAACTTCGGCGAGACGACCGAGGACTTCGCGGTCAGCTACGAGGTGGCCCCGGCCGAGGCGGCCTTCCCTGCGGGCACCTACCGCAACATCTCGGGGAACCTGGCGCTGTCGTACGGCCTGGTCACCGCGAGCCGGCAGGCGGACCTGCCGCTCTTCCTGGGCTCGTACCCGATCACCCCGGCCTCGGACATCCTGCACGAGCTGAGCAAGCACAAGAACTTCGGCGTGCGCACCTTCCAGGCCGAGGACGAGATCGCCGGCATCGGCGCCGCTCTCGGCGCGGCCTTCGGCGGCTCGCTGGCCGTCACGACCACCTCCGGCCCGGGTGTCGCGCTGAAGTCGGAGACCATCGGCCTCGCGGTCTCGCTGGAGCTGCCGCTGCTGGTCGTCGACATCCAGCGTGGCGGGCCCTCGACGGGCCTGCCGACCAAGACCGAGCAGGCCGACCTGCTGCAGGCGATGTACGGGCGCAACGGCGAGGCGCCGGTCCCGATCGTGGCGCCGAGCACCCCCGGCGACTGCTTCGGCGCGGCGCTGGAGGCGGCCCGCATCGCGCTGACCTACCGCACCCCGGTCCTCCTGCTCTCCGACGGCTACCTGGCCAACGGCTCCGAGCCGTGGCGGGTCCCCGAGCTGGACGAGCTGCCCGACCTGCGGGTGCAGTTCGCGACGACGCCCAACCACGTCGCGGAGGACGGCACCGAGGAGTTCTGGCCGTACCTGCGCGACCCCGAGACCCTGGCGCGCCCCTGGGCGGTTCCGGGCACCCCCGGTCTGGAGCACCGGATCGGCGGCATCGAGAAGCAGGACGGCACGGGGCACATCTCGTACGACCCGGCCAACCACGACCTGATGGTGCGCACCCGGCAGGCCAAGATCGACGGCATCGAGGTGCCCGACGTCGTCGTCGACGACCCGGACGGCCAGGCACGGACGCTGGTGATCGGCTGGGGCTCGACGTACGGGCCGATCACGGCGGCCGTACGGCGCATCAGGGGCGCAGGGGGCGCGGTCGCGCAGGCCCATCTGCGCCATCTGAACCCCTTCCCGAGGAATCTCGGGGAGGTCCTCGGGCGTTACCAGAAGGTAGTGGTCCCGGAGATGAACCTCGGCCAGCTCGCCCACCTGCTGCGGGCGAAGTACCTGGTCGACGCCCGCTCGCACACCCAGGTCACCGGCCTGCCCTTCAAGGCCGAGCAACTCGCTGCCGCCATCCAGGAGGAGAGCGCAGATGTCTGA
- a CDS encoding 2-oxoacid:ferredoxin oxidoreductase subunit beta: protein MSEAPAVEHRTPGLPALSLVPKAEAKQSMKDFKSDQEVRWCPGCGDYAILAAVQGFMPELGLARENIVFVSGIGCSSRFPYYMNTYGMHSIHGRAPAIATGLAASRRDLSVWVVTGDGDALSIGGNHLIHALRRNVNLKILLFNNRIYGLTKGQYSPTSELGKITKSTPMGSLDAPFNPVSLALGAEASFVARTVDSDRKHLTGVLRAAAAHPGTAFVEIYQNCNIFNDNAFEVLKDRASAENAVIRLEHGEQIRFGADNAKGVVRDRATGDLKVVDVDASNEDEVLVHDAHAASPTTAFALSRLADPDTLHHTPIGVFRSVERPVYDVLMSEQLEQAVEQHGKGDVAALLAGNDTWTVVG, encoded by the coding sequence ATGTCTGAGGCGCCTGCCGTCGAACACCGCACGCCGGGGCTGCCGGCGCTGTCCCTGGTCCCCAAGGCCGAAGCCAAACAGTCCATGAAGGACTTCAAGTCGGACCAGGAAGTGCGCTGGTGCCCCGGCTGCGGTGACTACGCGATCCTCGCCGCGGTGCAGGGCTTCATGCCCGAACTGGGCCTGGCCCGGGAGAACATCGTCTTCGTCTCCGGAATCGGCTGCTCCTCCCGCTTCCCGTACTACATGAACACCTACGGGATGCACTCCATCCACGGGCGTGCCCCGGCCATCGCGACCGGGCTCGCCGCCTCGCGGCGCGACCTGTCGGTGTGGGTCGTCACGGGTGACGGCGACGCGCTGTCCATCGGCGGGAACCACCTGATCCACGCGCTGCGGCGCAACGTGAACCTCAAGATCCTGCTCTTCAACAACCGGATCTACGGCCTGACGAAGGGGCAGTACAGCCCGACCTCCGAACTCGGCAAGATCACCAAGTCGACGCCGATGGGCTCGCTGGACGCGCCCTTCAACCCGGTCTCGCTGGCGCTGGGCGCGGAGGCCTCCTTCGTGGCGCGCACCGTCGACTCCGACCGCAAGCACCTGACGGGCGTGCTGCGGGCGGCCGCCGCGCACCCGGGCACGGCCTTCGTGGAGATCTACCAGAACTGCAACATCTTCAACGACAACGCCTTCGAGGTGCTGAAGGACCGGGCCTCCGCGGAGAACGCGGTGATCCGGCTGGAGCACGGGGAGCAGATCCGCTTCGGCGCGGACAACGCCAAGGGGGTCGTACGCGACCGGGCCACCGGCGACCTGAAGGTCGTCGACGTCGACGCCTCCAACGAGGACGAGGTCCTGGTGCACGACGCGCACGCCGCGTCGCCCACGACGGCCTTCGCCCTGTCCAGACTCGCCGACCCCGACACGCTGCACCACACGCCGATCGGCGTGTTCCGCAGCGTCGAACGGCCGGTCTACGACGTGCTGATGTCCGAGCAGCTGGAGCAGGCCGTCGAGCAGCACGGCAAGGGCGACGTCGCCGCCCTGCTGGCCGGCAACGACACGTGGACGGTCGTGGGCTGA
- a CDS encoding helix-turn-helix transcriptional regulator — MDVRDELTAVLQAPPDVNARNCPSRVILEHVTSRWGVLVLAALTDGTLRFSELRRTVGGVSEKMLAQTLQTLERDGFVHREAHPVIPPRVEYSLTPLGKEAADQVWALARWTEGRTEQVMAARRAYDEART, encoded by the coding sequence ATGGACGTAAGGGACGAGCTCACCGCCGTGCTGCAGGCGCCCCCGGACGTGAACGCGCGCAACTGCCCCTCGCGGGTGATCCTCGAACACGTCACCAGCCGCTGGGGCGTACTGGTGCTCGCCGCACTGACCGACGGCACCCTGCGCTTCAGCGAGCTGCGCCGCACGGTCGGCGGGGTCAGCGAGAAGATGCTCGCCCAGACCCTGCAGACCCTGGAGCGCGACGGCTTCGTGCACCGCGAGGCGCACCCCGTCATCCCGCCGCGCGTGGAGTACTCCCTCACCCCGCTCGGCAAGGAGGCCGCGGACCAGGTCTGGGCCCTGGCCCGCTGGACCGAGGGCCGCACGGAGCAGGTGATGGCGGCCCGCCGGGCATACGACGAGGCCCGGACCTGA
- a CDS encoding SDR family oxidoreductase, which yields MSIVVTGATGQLGRLVVERLLADVPAERVVAVVRDADKAADLAARGVELRVADYDAPGTLKGAFRAGDVVLLISGSEVGQRVAQHTAVIEAAKEAGVARLAYTSVLGGPAADFRLAAEHQATEQALLDSGLTYTLLRNGWYTENYTAQIAVQLEHGVAGSAGEGRIGSATREDYAAAAAAVLTGEGHEDAVYELSGDEAWTLAEYAAELARQSGRPVAYADLPADAFLAVLTGAGLPETVAGIYVDVDVAGVSRGLLQGGSGDLARLIGRPTTPLADTIAAALKG from the coding sequence ATGAGCATCGTCGTCACCGGAGCCACCGGACAGCTGGGCCGGCTGGTCGTGGAGCGGCTGCTGGCCGACGTCCCGGCCGAGCGGGTCGTGGCCGTCGTACGCGACGCGGACAAGGCCGCGGACCTCGCCGCCCGGGGCGTGGAGCTCCGGGTGGCCGACTACGATGCGCCCGGGACCCTCAAGGGCGCCTTCCGGGCCGGCGACGTGGTGCTGCTGATCTCGGGCAGCGAGGTCGGGCAGCGCGTCGCGCAGCACACCGCCGTGATCGAGGCCGCCAAGGAGGCGGGGGTCGCCCGGCTCGCGTACACCAGCGTCCTCGGCGGGCCGGCCGCCGACTTCCGGCTCGCCGCCGAGCACCAGGCCACCGAGCAGGCCCTGCTGGACTCCGGGCTGACCTACACGCTGCTGCGCAACGGCTGGTACACCGAGAACTACACCGCGCAGATCGCCGTCCAGCTGGAGCACGGGGTCGCGGGCAGCGCGGGCGAGGGCCGCATCGGCTCCGCCACCCGCGAGGACTACGCGGCGGCCGCGGCCGCCGTGCTGACCGGCGAGGGGCACGAGGACGCGGTGTACGAGCTCAGCGGGGACGAGGCCTGGACGCTGGCCGAGTACGCCGCCGAGCTGGCCCGGCAGTCCGGCCGCCCGGTCGCCTACGCCGACCTGCCCGCCGACGCCTTCCTGGCGGTCCTGACCGGCGCCGGGCTGCCCGAGACGGTGGCCGGGATCTACGTCGACGTGGACGTCGCCGGTGTCTCCCGCGGCCTCCTCCAAGGCGGCAGTGGCGACCTCGCCCGGCTGATCGGACGTCCCACCACCCCGCTCGCGGACACGATCGCGGCGGCGCTCAAGGGCTGA